One genomic region from Sporanaerobacter acetigenes DSM 13106 encodes:
- a CDS encoding DUF881 domain-containing protein produces MKLPINRSNNQLVNQIKKEREANKLLEDEIKSANKIVNNYEKGVVEEDDEVKEVFDDIQKYKIMIGYEDVHGSGILIEINDLYDDFFYFTDEQVLFEKKELLMFIINSLKLGGADAIAINDLRFTNHTEIEVAGNHFEINGTSTNTPFAIKAIGNQDNLYEVVKNLVDDSMFDIKITKEEDIVIPKANKTIEYKYAEPVLNSKR; encoded by the coding sequence GTGAAATTGCCAATCAATAGAAGCAACAATCAATTAGTTAATCAAATCAAAAAAGAAAGAGAAGCTAACAAATTGTTAGAAGATGAAATAAAAAGTGCAAATAAAATTGTAAACAATTATGAAAAAGGTGTTGTGGAAGAAGATGATGAAGTAAAAGAGGTATTTGATGATATCCAAAAATACAAGATTATGATAGGATATGAAGATGTGCATGGGTCTGGTATTTTAATAGAAATAAATGATCTTTATGATGACTTTTTTTATTTTACTGATGAACAAGTTTTATTTGAAAAAAAAGAATTGTTGATGTTTATAATTAATTCATTAAAACTTGGTGGAGCAGATGCCATTGCAATAAATGATTTGAGATTTACCAATCATACAGAAATAGAAGTGGCAGGGAATCACTTTGAGATAAATGGAACTTCTACCAATACACCTTTTGCCATAAAAGCTATTGGTAATCAAGACAATTTATATGAAGTAGTCAAAAATTTAGTTGATGATTCAATGTTTGATATAAAAATCACCAAAGAAGAAGATATCGTTATTCCAAAGGCTAACAAAACTATTGAATATAAATATGCAGAACCAGTCTTAAATAGCAAAAGATAA
- the uvrC gene encoding excinuclease ABC subunit UvrC — protein MFNIEEELKKLPDKPGVYIMKNESGEIIYVGKAISLKRRVRQYFQSSRNNTVKVNAMVKNISEFEYIIVDNEVEALILESNLIKKHKPKYNVLLRDDKQYPYIKVTTNEKYPRVIKTRKVLKDGAKYFGPYPSGYAVNDALEIIRNLYPIRTCKLKLNGEKVLDRPCLNYYIGRCLAPCQGNVDEKTYLEMIDEILMFLNGREEKLVEMIVEKMNEASRNLDFENAAKYRDQVNSLKLILEKQKIVSASNIIDQDIIGMARGVEDVCVQVFFIRAGKIMGREHFILSDVEHLDRSEILSSFIKQFYLGTAYVPKEIFVEEEFEDIEVVSKWLSEKRGTKVDIRIPKRGEKSQLMEMVRSNALNTLNQYGEDIKRKTKEREKALEELASIMELDKIPFRIEAFDISNIQGVEPVGSMVVFENGVPKKSDYRRFKIKTVIGPNDYASMAEIIKRRFERWPSCLPDLIMIDGGKGQVNIVERVLKDLVIDIAVCGLVKDEFHRTRGIIYKNNEINLEESEGTFKLITRIQDEAHRFAISYHRSLRSKKMFKSVLDDINGVGDKRKRALLKAFGSVDGIKKASLEELVDVEGMNKTVAVEVYNFFRKDNKKSEE, from the coding sequence ATGTTTAATATAGAGGAAGAGCTAAAAAAACTGCCTGATAAACCAGGAGTATATATAATGAAGAATGAAAGTGGAGAAATAATTTATGTAGGTAAAGCAATATCTTTAAAAAGAAGAGTAAGACAATACTTTCAATCTTCAAGAAATAATACAGTTAAAGTAAATGCCATGGTTAAAAATATAAGTGAATTTGAGTACATAATAGTAGACAATGAAGTAGAAGCTTTAATACTTGAATCAAATTTGATAAAAAAGCATAAGCCTAAGTACAATGTACTTCTAAGAGATGATAAACAATATCCCTATATAAAAGTAACTACAAACGAAAAATATCCTAGAGTTATAAAGACCAGAAAAGTATTGAAGGATGGAGCAAAGTATTTTGGACCCTATCCAAGTGGATATGCAGTCAATGATGCTCTTGAAATAATCAGGAATTTATATCCTATTAGAACTTGCAAATTAAAGCTTAATGGAGAAAAAGTATTAGATAGACCTTGTCTTAACTATTATATAGGCAGATGTCTAGCACCATGCCAAGGAAATGTAGATGAGAAGACGTATTTGGAAATGATAGATGAAATACTTATGTTTCTAAATGGTAGAGAAGAGAAACTTGTAGAGATGATAGTTGAGAAAATGAATGAGGCTTCTAGAAATTTAGACTTTGAAAATGCAGCAAAATATAGGGATCAGGTAAATTCACTGAAATTAATTCTTGAAAAGCAGAAGATTGTTTCTGCTAGCAATATAATAGATCAAGATATTATAGGTATGGCTAGAGGTGTTGAAGATGTATGCGTGCAAGTCTTTTTTATAAGAGCAGGTAAGATTATGGGAAGAGAGCATTTTATTTTGTCTGATGTGGAGCATCTAGATAGAAGTGAAATATTGAGTTCGTTTATAAAACAGTTTTATCTTGGAACAGCTTATGTACCAAAGGAAATATTTGTAGAAGAAGAATTTGAAGATATAGAGGTAGTATCAAAATGGCTGAGCGAGAAGAGAGGAACCAAAGTAGATATAAGGATTCCAAAACGAGGCGAGAAGAGCCAGTTGATGGAAATGGTCAGAAGCAATGCTCTAAATACTCTAAATCAATATGGAGAAGATATAAAGAGGAAAACAAAAGAAAGAGAAAAAGCTTTGGAAGAATTGGCAAGTATCATGGAATTAGATAAAATACCATTTAGGATAGAGGCTTTTGATATATCCAATATTCAAGGAGTAGAACCTGTAGGGAGTATGGTAGTATTTGAAAATGGAGTACCTAAAAAAAGTGATTATAGAAGATTTAAGATAAAGACAGTTATAGGTCCAAATGACTATGCTAGTATGGCAGAGATTATAAAGAGGAGATTTGAAAGATGGCCTTCTTGTCTACCAGATCTCATCATGATAGATGGAGGAAAGGGACAGGTAAATATAGTAGAAAGGGTACTCAAAGATTTAGTCATAGATATAGCTGTATGTGGACTTGTAAAAGATGAATTTCACAGAACTAGGGGTATTATATATAAAAACAATGAAATAAATTTAGAGGAAAGCGAAGGAACTTTTAAATTAATAACTAGAATTCAAGATGAAGCTCATAGATTTGCTATAAGTTATCACAGAAGTTTGAGAAGTAAAAAGATGTTCAAATCTGTATTAGATGACATAAATGGTGTAGGTGATAAAAGAAAAAGAGCACTCTTAAAGGCTTTTGGAAGTGTAGATGGAATAAAAAAAGCTTCCTTGGAAGAACTCGTAGATGTTGAAGGAATGAACAAAACTGTGGCAGTAGAAGTGTACAATTTTTTTAGAAAAGACAATAAAAAAAGTGAAGAATAA
- the hprK gene encoding HPr(Ser) kinase/phosphatase → MDYVTLDKLIEDLNLETIYCADNINKVKINKSDVNRPGLQLAGYFDYFAYERLQIIGNVEWYYFDSLDEQVKLERIEKMFSYPIPAVVIARDLEAFPEMIQFAKEKNRTILRTEYSTTKFVNLLINYLDDVLAPEITVHGVLVEVYGMGILLTGKSGVGKSETALELIKRGHRLIADDAVEIKRVEDDIRGTAPEIIRHFMEIRGIGILDIERLYGVGAVKKWEFIDMVIELEFWDENKEYDRIGLDEEYTEILGIKIPKLVIPVRPGRNTAMIVEVAARNNRQKILGYNAAKELGERVKNEIDKRKKDYHKVD, encoded by the coding sequence ATGGATTATGTTACATTGGACAAATTGATAGAAGATTTAAATTTAGAAACTATATATTGTGCAGACAATATAAATAAGGTGAAGATAAATAAAAGTGATGTAAATAGACCAGGACTTCAGCTGGCAGGATATTTTGATTATTTTGCCTATGAAAGACTACAGATAATAGGAAATGTGGAGTGGTATTATTTTGACAGCTTAGATGAACAAGTAAAACTTGAAAGAATAGAAAAAATGTTTTCTTATCCAATACCTGCTGTTGTTATAGCTAGGGATTTAGAAGCATTTCCTGAAATGATTCAATTTGCAAAGGAAAAAAACAGGACAATTTTAAGAACTGAATATTCCACTACCAAATTTGTAAATTTGCTCATAAACTATTTGGACGATGTATTGGCTCCTGAAATTACAGTTCATGGAGTATTGGTAGAAGTATATGGTATGGGTATATTGTTGACTGGTAAAAGCGGTGTAGGAAAAAGTGAAACAGCTCTTGAACTCATCAAACGAGGTCACAGGCTTATAGCAGATGATGCTGTAGAGATAAAAAGAGTAGAAGATGATATTAGAGGAACTGCACCAGAAATAATAAGACATTTTATGGAAATAAGAGGCATAGGAATACTTGATATAGAAAGGCTTTATGGTGTAGGAGCCGTTAAAAAATGGGAATTCATAGATATGGTTATAGAATTAGAATTCTGGGACGAAAACAAAGAATATGACAGAATAGGTTTAGATGAAGAATATACAGAAATTTTAGGTATAAAGATACCTAAATTAGTTATACCAGTAAGACCAGGAAGAAACACTGCCATGATAGTAGAAGTTGCAGCTAGGAACAATAGACAAAAAATTTTAGGATATAATGCTGCAAAAGAACTTGGAGAAAGAGTTAAAAATGAAATTGATAAGAGAAAAAAAGACTATCATAAAGTAGATTGA
- the nifJ gene encoding pyruvate:ferredoxin (flavodoxin) oxidoreductase produces MTKVMKTMDGNTAAAYVAYAFTDVAAIYPITPSSPMAELIDDWAAHGKKNIFGQEVRVTEMQSEAGAAGAVHGSLSAGALTSTFTASQGLLLMIPNMYKIAGELMPGVFHVTARAIAGHALSIFGDHSDVMAARQTGFALLASGSVQEVMDLAGVAHLSAIKGRVPFVHFFDGFRTSHEIQKIELIDYKEYERLVDMDAVNEFRNRALNPEHPYTKGTAQNPDIFFQAKEASNIFYERIPDIVNDYMKEISEITGREYKPFNYYGDPEAENVIVAMGSVTEAIEETVDYLRDKGEKVGVLKVHLYRPFSEKYFFDVMPKTVKKIAVLDRTKEPGALGEPLYLDVRSLYYRKEDAPIIVGGRYGLGSKDTTPSQIYAVFENLKQDNPKDGFTIGIVDDVTHTSLDIKEEIKTAQEGTIRCKFWGLGSDGTVGANKSAIKIIGDNTDMYAQGYFAYDSKKSGGVTISHLRFGKQPIRSTYLIDEADFISCSKQSYVHQYSVLDGLKDGGTFLLNTTWSVDELEERLPGNVKRYLAEHNINFYIINATSIASEIGLGNRTNMIMQSAFFELAKVIPIEEAVKYLKDSIVKTYGKKGQEVVDMNFKAVDRGIESLVKVEVPASWKDAEDEEAACDKEVPDFIKNVLIPMNRQEGDKLPVSTFVGREDGSFPHGTAAYEKRGIAVNIPEWQIDNCIQCNQCSFVCPHAAIRPILVNAEEAKNKPESFETKKAMGKGLEGLEYRIQVSPLDCTGCGNCANICPAKEKALVMKPLENLVEVQSKNWDFAMTVEPKEELMARNNIKGSQFAQPLLEFSGACAGCGETPYAKLVTQLFGDRMVIANATGCSSIWGASAPATPYCTNKEGKGPAWANSLFEDNAEYGYGMSVAIKQLRNKLEGLMKEFIELDVDSELNAAFSEWVEGKDEAKASKAATLKILPLLKKDIANERGKEVLSRIDELRDYLIKKSLWIFGGDGWSYDIGFGGLDHVLASGEDVNVLVFDTEVYSNTGGQSSKATPTAAVAKFAASGKRVRKKDLGMIAASYGYVYVAQVAMGADKNQLIKALTEAESYNGPSLIIAYAPCINHGIKTGMGTSQNQEKKAVESGYWHLYRYNPVLEEEGKNPFTLDSKEPTASFIDFLNTEVRYTSLKRTFPEIAEELFKKAEQDAKARYDKYKKMAE; encoded by the coding sequence ATGACAAAAGTTATGAAGACCATGGACGGCAATACTGCTGCAGCCTATGTTGCATACGCTTTTACTGATGTAGCAGCAATTTACCCAATAACACCATCTTCACCAATGGCAGAGTTAATTGATGATTGGGCTGCCCATGGGAAAAAGAATATTTTTGGTCAAGAAGTACGAGTTACTGAAATGCAATCAGAAGCAGGAGCAGCAGGAGCTGTTCATGGGTCATTGTCAGCAGGAGCTTTGACAAGTACATTTACTGCTTCTCAAGGATTATTACTTATGATTCCTAATATGTATAAGATAGCAGGAGAATTGATGCCAGGTGTATTTCATGTAACTGCTAGAGCAATTGCAGGTCATGCACTATCAATATTTGGAGACCATTCAGATGTTATGGCTGCTAGACAAACAGGATTTGCTCTTTTAGCTTCAGGTAGTGTTCAAGAAGTAATGGACTTAGCTGGAGTAGCTCATCTAAGTGCTATAAAAGGTAGAGTACCTTTTGTACATTTCTTTGATGGTTTTAGAACAAGTCATGAAATTCAAAAGATTGAATTAATTGATTATAAAGAATATGAAAGATTAGTTGATATGGACGCAGTAAATGAATTTAGAAATAGAGCGTTAAATCCAGAGCATCCATATACAAAAGGTACAGCACAAAACCCAGATATATTCTTCCAAGCTAAAGAAGCATCAAATATATTCTATGAAAGAATTCCGGACATAGTTAACGATTATATGAAGGAAATTTCAGAGATTACAGGTAGGGAATATAAACCATTCAACTATTATGGAGATCCAGAAGCTGAAAATGTTATAGTGGCTATGGGTTCAGTGACAGAGGCTATTGAAGAAACGGTTGATTACTTAAGAGATAAAGGAGAAAAGGTCGGAGTACTTAAAGTTCATCTATATAGACCATTCTCAGAAAAATATTTCTTTGATGTAATGCCAAAGACAGTTAAGAAAATAGCAGTTCTTGATAGGACTAAAGAACCAGGTGCATTGGGAGAACCACTATACTTAGATGTTCGTTCTCTATACTATAGAAAAGAAGATGCTCCTATAATTGTTGGCGGAAGATATGGATTAGGTTCAAAAGATACTACTCCATCACAAATTTATGCTGTATTTGAAAACTTGAAACAAGACAATCCAAAAGATGGATTCACAATAGGTATAGTAGATGATGTAACTCATACATCACTAGATATAAAAGAAGAAATAAAAACTGCCCAAGAAGGAACAATAAGATGTAAATTCTGGGGACTAGGTTCTGATGGAACTGTTGGTGCAAACAAGAGTGCAATAAAGATCATTGGAGACAATACAGATATGTATGCTCAAGGATATTTTGCATATGACAGTAAGAAATCAGGTGGAGTTACTATATCGCATTTGAGATTTGGAAAACAACCTATAAGATCTACTTATTTAATTGATGAGGCTGATTTTATTTCTTGTTCAAAACAATCTTATGTTCACCAATATAGTGTATTAGATGGATTAAAAGATGGTGGTACATTCCTTCTAAATACTACTTGGTCAGTTGATGAATTAGAAGAAAGATTGCCAGGAAATGTTAAGAGATATTTAGCTGAACACAATATAAACTTCTATATTATAAATGCTACAAGTATTGCAAGCGAAATAGGACTTGGAAATAGAACAAATATGATTATGCAATCAGCTTTCTTTGAACTTGCAAAAGTTATACCAATAGAAGAAGCTGTTAAATATTTGAAAGATTCTATAGTTAAGACTTATGGAAAGAAAGGTCAAGAAGTTGTTGACATGAACTTCAAGGCGGTTGACAGAGGAATTGAATCCTTAGTTAAAGTTGAAGTTCCAGCAAGTTGGAAAGATGCTGAAGACGAAGAAGCAGCTTGTGACAAAGAAGTGCCAGATTTCATTAAGAATGTTCTAATTCCAATGAATAGACAAGAAGGAGATAAACTTCCTGTAAGTACTTTTGTAGGGAGAGAAGACGGATCATTCCCACATGGAACTGCAGCTTATGAAAAACGTGGTATTGCTGTAAATATTCCAGAATGGCAAATAGACAATTGTATCCAATGTAATCAATGTTCATTTGTATGTCCTCATGCAGCAATTAGACCAATATTGGTAAATGCAGAGGAAGCTAAAAACAAACCAGAATCATTTGAAACTAAGAAAGCTATGGGTAAAGGACTTGAAGGCCTTGAATACCGTATACAAGTAAGTCCACTTGATTGTACAGGCTGTGGAAACTGTGCTAATATATGTCCTGCAAAGGAAAAGGCATTGGTTATGAAACCATTAGAAAATCTAGTAGAAGTTCAATCTAAAAACTGGGATTTTGCTATGACAGTTGAACCAAAAGAAGAACTTATGGCTAGAAACAATATCAAGGGAAGTCAATTTGCTCAACCATTGCTAGAGTTCTCAGGAGCTTGTGCTGGATGTGGAGAAACTCCATATGCCAAATTAGTTACTCAATTGTTTGGAGATAGAATGGTAATTGCCAACGCTACAGGATGTTCATCAATTTGGGGAGCTAGTGCACCTGCTACTCCATATTGTACAAACAAAGAAGGCAAAGGACCAGCTTGGGCGAATTCATTGTTTGAAGACAATGCTGAATACGGATATGGTATGTCAGTAGCTATCAAACAATTAAGAAATAAATTAGAAGGACTTATGAAAGAATTCATTGAATTAGATGTTGACAGTGAACTAAATGCTGCTTTCAGTGAATGGGTTGAAGGAAAAGATGAAGCAAAGGCTTCAAAAGCTGCAACACTTAAGATTCTTCCATTGCTAAAGAAAGATATTGCCAATGAAAGAGGAAAAGAAGTATTAAGTCGAATAGATGAACTTAGAGATTATCTAATTAAGAAATCTCTTTGGATATTTGGTGGAGATGGTTGGTCATATGATATAGGATTTGGTGGTCTAGATCATGTACTTGCTTCAGGAGAAGATGTAAATGTATTGGTATTTGATACAGAGGTTTATTCAAATACTGGTGGACAATCATCAAAGGCTACTCCAACAGCAGCTGTTGCTAAATTTGCTGCATCTGGAAAGAGAGTTAGAAAAAAAGATTTAGGTATGATAGCAGCTTCTTATGGCTATGTATATGTAGCTCAAGTAGCTATGGGAGCAGATAAAAATCAATTGATAAAAGCTTTAACAGAAGCAGAAAGTTACAATGGACCATCACTTATTATAGCTTATGCACCATGTATCAATCATGGAATTAAGACTGGAATGGGAACTAGCCAAAATCAAGAAAAGAAAGCAGTAGAATCTGGATATTGGCATCTATATAGGTACAATCCAGTGCTAGAGGAAGAAGGAAAGAATCCATTTACTCTAGATTCTAAAGAACCAACTGCTAGCTTCATTGATTTCTTGAATACAGAAGTTAGATATACTTCACTAAAACGAACTTTCCCAGAAATAGCAGAAGAATTGTTTAAGAAAGCAGAACAAGACGCAAAGGCTAGATACGACAAATACAAAAAAATGGCTGAATAA
- the vanR gene encoding VanR-ABDEGLN family response regulator transcription factor translates to MTRILVVDDEKEIADLLEFYLQNEGYEVIKVNTGKGALSVIESQDIDLAILDIMLLDIDGFTILKKIREKYFYPVIMLTAKVEDIDKIMGLTIGADDYITKPFNPLELIARVKTQIRRTKLYNKEIESDFIDINGLHINMNSHKVYLNEKVIDLTPLEYDILLYLAKNRGRVISSEELFTNVWGDKYINNNNTVMAHIARLREKMGENTRKPKFIKTVWGVGYIIE, encoded by the coding sequence ATGACTAGAATTCTTGTGGTTGATGATGAAAAGGAAATAGCTGATTTGTTAGAATTTTATCTTCAAAATGAGGGATATGAAGTAATAAAAGTTAATACTGGCAAGGGAGCCTTAAGTGTTATTGAAAGTCAAGATATTGACTTAGCTATTTTGGATATTATGCTTCTAGACATTGATGGTTTTACTATTTTAAAGAAGATTAGAGAAAAATATTTTTATCCCGTCATTATGCTTACTGCTAAAGTTGAAGATATTGATAAGATAATGGGTTTGACTATTGGTGCTGATGATTATATCACGAAGCCTTTTAATCCTCTTGAACTTATTGCAAGGGTCAAGACTCAGATTAGAAGGACTAAATTGTACAATAAAGAGATTGAATCAGATTTTATTGACATTAATGGCTTACATATAAATATGAATTCACATAAAGTTTATCTTAATGAAAAAGTTATAGATCTTACGCCTTTGGAATATGACATTTTATTGTATCTAGCTAAAAACAGGGGAAGGGTTATTTCTTCAGAAGAGCTGTTTACTAATGTTTGGGGAGATAAATATATAAATAACAACAATACTGTTATGGCTCATATTGCAAGATTGAGAGAAAAGATGGGCGAGAATACTAGAAAGCCCAAATTTATTAAAACTGTTTGGGGGGTAGGATATATAATTGAATGA
- a CDS encoding sensor histidine kinase codes for MDEIISAMEEVYKKDDEMIILSGDLKEVNDKMNKIKFKLRENEKIARDSENRKNDLIIYLAHDLKTPLTSIIGYLTILKEENDISERFRKKYLGIVYDKALRLEDLINEFFDITRYNLNDIVLEKSTVDFSFMMEQIIYEFKPLLREKNLSINSNIESGININIDTNKIERVVDNIIRNAINYSYADSKIDVCVNKNENFVNIVIANRGATIPSAKLDHIFDEFFRLDSSRSSETGNAGLGLAIAKSIVTAHGGTIAAKSQDDIIEMSVKLPI; via the coding sequence ATGGATGAGATTATTAGTGCAATGGAAGAGGTATATAAAAAAGATGATGAAATGATTATTCTTTCGGGAGATTTGAAAGAAGTAAATGACAAGATGAATAAAATTAAGTTTAAATTGAGGGAAAACGAGAAAATAGCTAGGGATTCTGAAAATAGGAAAAATGATTTAATTATATATCTCGCCCATGATTTAAAAACACCATTGACTTCAATTATAGGGTATTTAACTATTCTCAAAGAAGAAAATGATATTAGTGAAAGATTTCGCAAGAAATATCTTGGAATTGTCTATGACAAAGCATTAAGGCTTGAAGATTTAATCAATGAATTTTTCGATATAACACGTTATAATTTAAATGATATTGTACTTGAAAAGTCTACAGTTGATTTTAGTTTTATGATGGAGCAAATCATTTATGAGTTCAAGCCGTTGTTAAGAGAAAAAAATCTTAGCATTAATAGCAATATTGAATCTGGAATTAATATAAATATTGATACAAATAAGATTGAAAGGGTTGTTGACAATATCATTAGAAATGCTATCAATTATTCTTATGCTGATAGTAAAATTGATGTTTGTGTAAATAAAAATGAAAATTTTGTAAATATAGTTATTGCAAATAGAGGGGCAACAATCCCCAGTGCAAAACTTGATCATATTTTTGATGAGTTTTTTAGACTTGATTCTTCTAGAAGTTCCGAGACTGGAAATGCTGGACTTGGACTGGCTATTGCAAAATCAATCGTAACAGCTCATGGTGGTACTATTGCGGCTAAGAGCCAAGATGATATTATAGAAATGAGTGTAAAACTTCCAATTTAA
- a CDS encoding D-alanyl-D-alanine carboxypeptidase family protein, which produces MKKIFKRLMIIIILLFLIATLKNKSSFFDLNLAKFSNVFNSDDYSSRYIYVLDRENKSVEYEKNSRKRAYPASLAKIMTTIVALEHIDDLSAVAPIDVETYRKMVENNASMAGFYGREAVTYRDLLYGTILSSGGEAANSLAINVAGSTQDFVQLMNEKASELGLEDTHFTSPEGLHNKDQYTSAYDMAKLLDYALDNGDFRAIFTKKTFKTTSTMDHPDGIVLESTVLSKLDGISEEGFEIVGGKSGTTYEAGECWATLGVKDGHEYICIVMGATLEDISNPDMAQREDTVKLYERIKTN; this is translated from the coding sequence ATGAAAAAAATTTTTAAACGTTTGATGATTATAATAATACTCTTATTTTTAATTGCTACATTAAAAAACAAATCTAGTTTTTTTGATCTTAATTTAGCGAAATTTTCAAATGTATTTAATTCTGATGATTATTCTAGTAGATATATTTATGTATTGGACCGAGAAAATAAAAGTGTAGAATATGAAAAGAATTCAAGGAAAAGGGCATATCCTGCATCGCTTGCAAAGATTATGACAACTATTGTAGCACTTGAACATATTGATGATCTATCAGCAGTTGCCCCTATAGATGTAGAGACATATAGAAAAATGGTAGAGAATAATGCTTCTATGGCTGGATTTTATGGTAGAGAAGCAGTAACATACAGGGATCTTCTTTATGGAACAATTTTAAGCTCCGGTGGTGAAGCTGCTAATTCTCTTGCTATAAATGTGGCAGGGAGTACCCAAGATTTTGTGCAACTTATGAATGAAAAGGCTTCTGAACTTGGACTTGAAGATACTCATTTTACCAGTCCGGAAGGTCTTCACAATAAGGATCAATATACCTCAGCTTATGACATGGCCAAGCTTTTGGATTATGCTTTGGACAATGGTGATTTTAGAGCAATTTTTACTAAGAAGACTTTCAAGACTACATCTACTATGGATCATCCTGATGGAATTGTGTTAGAATCAACGGTTCTTTCAAAACTTGATGGGATATCAGAAGAAGGTTTTGAGATTGTTGGGGGCAAATCGGGGACAACATATGAAGCTGGAGAATGTTGGGCAACACTTGGTGTAAAGGATGGTCATGAATATATTTGCATAGTTATGGGAGCAACTCTAGAAGATATTAGTAACCCAGATATGGCACAGAGAGAAGATACTGTTAAACTTTATGAGAGAATTAAAACCAATTAA
- the prxU gene encoding thioredoxin-dependent peroxiredoxin (Most members of this family contain a selenocysteine.), protein MENEIKASCTRPTIEKNSENKTTNVVETIKKEDEYKMIKVGKPAPNFTAPAFHDGKFTKVSLEDYKGKWVLLCFYPGDFTFVUATEVSAVAEKYPELQGLDVQVLSISVDSIFVHKMWNEHELSKMIGKNIPFPMLADQDGSIGKMYGIYDEDSGVETRGRFIIDPDGIIQGFEVLTPPVGRNVGETIRQIKAFQLVRETKGREVTPSGWKPGKTTLKPGPELVGNVWKHWKVNEAFDD, encoded by the coding sequence ATGGAAAATGAAATTAAAGCAAGCTGTACTAGACCTACAATAGAAAAGAATTCAGAAAATAAAACTACTAATGTAGTTGAAACAATTAAAAAGGAGGATGAATATAAAATGATAAAAGTCGGAAAACCTGCACCAAACTTTACTGCGCCAGCCTTTCATGATGGCAAATTTACGAAAGTTAGTCTAGAGGATTATAAGGGAAAATGGGTACTATTGTGTTTCTATCCAGGAGATTTCACCTTTGTCTGAGCTACTGAAGTTTCAGCAGTTGCTGAAAAATATCCTGAATTGCAAGGCTTAGATGTGCAAGTTCTTTCAATAAGTGTAGACTCAATATTTGTTCATAAAATGTGGAATGAACATGAATTATCTAAAATGATTGGTAAAAACATTCCATTTCCAATGCTAGCAGACCAAGATGGAAGTATTGGAAAAATGTATGGTATTTATGATGAAGATAGCGGAGTTGAAACAAGAGGAAGATTCATTATCGATCCAGATGGCATCATTCAGGGTTTTGAAGTACTTACACCACCAGTTGGAAGAAATGTAGGAGAAACTATAAGACAAATAAAAGCTTTCCAATTGGTAAGAGAAACAAAAGGCAGAGAAGTTACTCCTTCAGGTTGGAAACCAGGAAAAACTACTCTAAAACCTGGCCCAGAACTTGTAGGCAACGTTTGGAAACATTGGAAAGTTAACGAAGCTTTTGATGACTAA